In Streptomyces ambofaciens ATCC 23877, a single genomic region encodes these proteins:
- a CDS encoding recombinase family protein, translating to MRAAIYVRLSRETDETTSPERQRAACEALCEARGWEVVAAEEDIDVSGFSRGLDRPGLQRILTRLAELDVIVFFKIDRLARSTVDFAEIMRLAEHQSVALASATEPLDLTSSMGRAMAKVIAVFAELESDTIGMRVSSAHEHLRREGRYTGGRVPYGYMVVPNPTGAGKVLAVNEGEAKTIKRIVERVLAKDSLMQIINDLNQEGVPSPGHTSRQTTGKRSDSKQWYTTTLRSMLGNPQLLGQVIEDGKPILRTDGLPLVNRPPILDTDTWQVLQDELERRANPGEKRRQGTSLLRGIMHCGVCGERMYTFSGRNGQLRYRCIGPLKYRQRAAKGEEKPGVKCYGPTVAGVTTEEHVTEQFLAKYGHLSVMRMVQEVGEDFRPQIRQAEEALADLQKDRYDRGLFRGDDGAIRYAEQYAKLEERLATLKERQRTAKPGGVKAEPIGETHAEQWKRSDVAGKRDLLLNAGGYVEVAPARRGGKKLDTSRLSVYFGEEGHMRRAAAAKESERETEAADSQG from the coding sequence ATGCGCGCCGCTATCTATGTTCGCCTATCGCGCGAAACCGACGAGACGACTTCGCCGGAACGCCAGCGCGCGGCCTGTGAAGCGCTGTGCGAGGCACGCGGCTGGGAGGTCGTGGCCGCCGAGGAGGACATCGATGTCTCGGGCTTCTCGCGCGGGCTCGACCGGCCGGGACTGCAACGCATCCTGACCAGGCTCGCCGAGCTGGACGTGATCGTGTTCTTCAAGATCGACCGGCTTGCGCGCTCGACGGTCGACTTCGCGGAGATCATGCGACTCGCCGAGCACCAGAGCGTTGCGCTCGCGTCGGCGACGGAGCCGCTCGACCTCACGTCGTCCATGGGTCGGGCCATGGCGAAGGTGATCGCGGTCTTCGCCGAGCTGGAGTCCGACACCATCGGCATGCGGGTGTCCAGCGCGCACGAGCACCTGCGCCGCGAGGGCCGCTACACCGGCGGTCGGGTCCCGTACGGGTACATGGTCGTCCCCAACCCCACCGGGGCGGGCAAGGTCCTTGCGGTCAACGAGGGCGAGGCCAAGACGATCAAGCGGATCGTGGAACGGGTCCTGGCCAAGGACTCGCTCATGCAGATCATCAACGACCTCAATCAGGAGGGCGTCCCGTCACCCGGCCACACCTCACGCCAGACCACGGGCAAGCGCAGCGACTCCAAGCAGTGGTACACGACCACGCTGCGCAGCATGCTGGGCAACCCCCAGTTGCTCGGCCAGGTCATCGAGGACGGAAAGCCGATCCTGCGGACGGACGGCCTGCCCCTGGTCAATCGCCCGCCGATCCTCGACACAGACACCTGGCAGGTGCTGCAGGACGAGTTGGAGCGCCGGGCCAACCCGGGTGAGAAGCGCCGGCAGGGTACGTCGCTGCTGCGCGGCATCATGCACTGCGGAGTCTGCGGCGAACGCATGTACACCTTCAGTGGGCGCAACGGTCAGCTTCGGTATCGGTGCATCGGACCGCTGAAGTACCGCCAGCGGGCGGCCAAGGGGGAGGAGAAACCGGGCGTGAAGTGCTACGGGCCGACCGTGGCCGGGGTGACCACCGAGGAGCACGTCACCGAGCAGTTCCTTGCGAAGTACGGGCACCTTTCAGTGATGCGGATGGTCCAGGAGGTGGGCGAGGACTTTCGCCCGCAGATCAGGCAGGCCGAGGAAGCGTTGGCCGACCTGCAAAAGGATCGCTACGACCGGGGCCTGTTCAGAGGCGACGACGGAGCGATCCGGTACGCGGAGCAGTACGCCAAGCTGGAAGAGCGACTGGCGACCCTGAAGGAGAGGCAGCGAACGGCGAAGCCGGGCGGCGTGAAGGCGGAGCCGATCGGAGAGACGCACGCCGAGCAGTGGAAGCGCTCGGACGTGGCCGGTAAGCGAGATCTGCTGTTGAACGCAGGCGGCTACGTGGAGGTGGCCCCCGCGCGGCGTGGAGGCAAGAAGCTGGACACGTCGCGTCTGTCGGTCTACTTCGGCGAGGAGGGGCACATGCGGCGGGCGGCAGCGGCAAAGGAGAGCGAACGGGAGACCGAGGCGGCTGACAGCCAGGGCTGA
- a CDS encoding DNA repair helicase XPB: protein MSCLIVQSDKTLLLEVDHEQAGDCRRAIAPFAELERAPEHIHTYRVTPLGLWNARAAGHDAEQVVDALVEYSRYPVPHALLVDIAETMDRYGRLTLSKHPAHGLVLTTTDRPVLEEVLKSKRIAPLVGARIDPDTVAVHPSERGQIKQTLLKLGWPAEDLAGYVDGEAHPIELAEDGWALRPYQKQAVENFWHGGSGVVVLPCGAGKTLVGAGSMAQAKSTTLILVTNTVSARQWKHELVKRTSLTEEEIGEYSGTRKEIRPVTIATYQVLTTRRKGVYPHLELFDSRDWGLIVYDEVHLLPAPVFKFTADLQARRRLGLTATLVREDGRESDVFSLIGPKRFDAPWKEIEAQGYIAPADCVEVRVNLTDSERLAYATAETEEKYRFCATTATKRKVTEAIVRRFAGQQILVIGQYIDQLDELGEHLGAPVIKGETSNAQREKLFESFRQGEISVLVVSKVANFSIDLPEATVAIQVSGTFGSRQEEAQRLGRVLRPKSDGHQAHFYSVVARDTLDQDFAAHRQRFLAEQGYAYRIMDADELLTES, encoded by the coding sequence GTGTCCTGCCTAATCGTCCAGTCCGACAAGACCCTGCTCCTCGAAGTCGACCACGAGCAGGCCGGCGACTGCCGTCGGGCCATCGCGCCGTTCGCCGAACTGGAGCGGGCGCCGGAGCACATCCACACCTACCGGGTGACCCCGCTGGGCCTGTGGAACGCCCGGGCGGCCGGCCACGACGCCGAGCAGGTCGTGGACGCGCTCGTCGAGTACAGCCGCTACCCGGTGCCGCACGCGCTGCTGGTCGACATCGCCGAGACCATGGACCGCTACGGCCGCCTCACCCTCTCCAAGCACCCGGCGCACGGGCTGGTCCTGACGACCACGGACCGCCCGGTGCTGGAGGAGGTGCTGAAGTCGAAGCGGATCGCGCCGCTGGTCGGCGCCCGCATCGACCCGGACACGGTGGCCGTGCACCCCTCCGAGCGCGGGCAGATCAAGCAGACGCTGCTGAAGCTGGGCTGGCCCGCCGAGGACCTCGCCGGGTACGTCGACGGCGAGGCGCACCCGATCGAGCTGGCCGAGGACGGCTGGGCGCTGCGCCCGTACCAGAAGCAGGCGGTGGAGAACTTCTGGCACGGCGGCAGCGGCGTCGTGGTGCTGCCCTGCGGCGCGGGCAAGACGCTGGTCGGGGCCGGTTCGATGGCGCAGGCCAAGTCGACGACGCTGATCCTGGTGACCAACACCGTCTCCGCCCGGCAGTGGAAGCACGAGCTGGTGAAGCGGACCTCCCTCACCGAGGAGGAGATCGGCGAGTACAGCGGGACGCGGAAGGAGATCCGGCCCGTCACCATCGCCACGTACCAGGTGCTGACGACCCGGCGGAAGGGCGTCTACCCGCACCTGGAGCTGTTCGACTCCCGGGACTGGGGGCTGATCGTCTACGACGAGGTGCACCTGCTGCCGGCGCCGGTCTTCAAGTTCACCGCCGACCTCCAGGCGCGGCGGCGGCTCGGCCTCACCGCGACGCTGGTGCGGGAGGACGGCCGCGAGTCGGACGTGTTCTCGCTGATCGGCCCGAAGCGTTTCGACGCGCCGTGGAAGGAGATCGAGGCACAGGGCTACATCGCGCCCGCCGACTGCGTGGAGGTCCGGGTCAACCTCACCGACTCCGAGCGGCTCGCGTACGCCACCGCCGAGACGGAGGAGAAGTACCGCTTCTGCGCGACGACCGCGACCAAGCGGAAGGTGACGGAGGCGATCGTCCGGCGCTTCGCCGGGCAGCAGATCCTCGTCATCGGCCAGTACATCGACCAGCTCGACGAACTGGGCGAGCACCTGGGGGCGCCGGTCATCAAGGGCGAGACGTCCAACGCCCAGCGGGAGAAGCTCTTCGAGTCCTTCCGCCAGGGCGAGATCAGCGTCCTCGTCGTGTCGAAGGTCGCGAACTTCTCCATCGACCTGCCGGAGGCCACCGTCGCCATCCAGGTGTCGGGCACCTTCGGGTCCCGGCAGGAGGAGGCCCAGCGTCTGGGGCGGGTGCTGCGCCCGAAGTCCGACGGCCACCAGGCGCACTTCTACTCCGTGGTCGCGCGCGACACGCTCGACCAGGACTTCGCCGCGCACCGCCAGCGCTTCCTGGCGGAGCAGGGCTACGCGTACCGGATCATGGACGCGGACGAGCTGCTGACCGAGAGCTGA
- a CDS encoding HelD family protein: MSTPVHDDPLSRERSHLAASRAALRAMREDVEALDITDVTANWVNAAVLESQIEERVKALADLSDTPLFFGRLDYLHTPGAERAEGAEGESFYIGRRHVHDADGDPMVIDWRAPVSQPFYRASKKDPMDVGLRRRFGYTGGELTAYEDEHLSDPAEAAVTSRLLQQEIERPRVGPMRDIVATIQPEQDEIVRAGLSGSVCVQGGPGTGKTAVGLHRVAYLLYAHRERLARTGTLVIGPNRSFLHYIEQVLPALGELTVRQATVDDLVAHVEVRGADEATTAVVKGDARMAEVLRRALYSHVTLPTEGVVVVRGSRRWRVPAYELEEIVRELLARDIRYGAAREALPQRIAHSVLVQMERAGEAPDDRVQNAVARDAAVKALVKSVWPQVEPARLVLRLLSDADFLAEHSEGVLTDDERKAVLWVRPARSVRAARWSPADAVLIDEATDLIERTHSLGHVVLDEAQDLSPMQYRAVGRRCTTGSATVLGDLAQGTTPWATRSWSEALAHLGKGEAVVEELTAGFRVPTDVIAYASRLLPHIAPGLTPVASIRENPGFFDIREAPDGTADVLAACRELLEREGSVGLIAADARVAELAAALGTAGLGFVGPGEETTRATRLTLVPASLAKGLEYDYVVLDEPQAVVDGEPDERTGLRRLYVALTRAVSGLIVTHGTDLPAQLTR; encoded by the coding sequence TTGTCCACGCCCGTCCATGACGACCCCCTCTCCCGCGAGCGCTCGCACCTCGCCGCGTCCCGTGCCGCCCTGCGTGCCATGCGCGAGGACGTGGAGGCCCTCGACATCACCGACGTCACCGCGAACTGGGTCAACGCCGCGGTGCTGGAGAGCCAGATCGAGGAGCGCGTCAAGGCGCTCGCCGACCTGAGCGACACCCCGCTGTTCTTCGGCCGGCTCGACTACCTGCACACCCCGGGTGCGGAGCGGGCCGAGGGCGCGGAGGGGGAGAGCTTCTACATCGGGCGCCGGCACGTGCACGACGCGGACGGCGACCCGATGGTGATCGACTGGCGGGCGCCGGTGTCGCAGCCGTTCTACCGGGCGTCCAAGAAGGACCCGATGGACGTCGGACTGCGCCGCCGCTTCGGGTACACCGGCGGCGAGCTCACGGCGTACGAGGACGAGCACCTGTCCGACCCGGCGGAGGCGGCGGTCACCAGCAGGCTGCTCCAGCAGGAGATCGAGCGGCCCCGTGTCGGTCCGATGCGCGACATCGTGGCGACCATCCAGCCCGAGCAGGACGAGATCGTGCGCGCCGGGCTGTCCGGCTCGGTCTGCGTGCAGGGCGGCCCCGGCACCGGGAAGACCGCCGTCGGCCTGCACCGGGTCGCCTACCTCCTCTACGCGCACCGCGAGCGCCTCGCCCGCACCGGCACCCTCGTGATCGGACCGAACCGGTCCTTCCTGCACTACATCGAACAGGTGCTCCCGGCGCTCGGTGAGCTGACGGTCCGCCAGGCCACCGTCGACGACCTGGTGGCCCACGTCGAGGTGCGGGGCGCGGACGAGGCGACGACGGCGGTGGTCAAGGGCGACGCGCGGATGGCCGAGGTGCTGCGCCGGGCCCTCTACTCGCACGTCACCCTGCCCACCGAGGGGGTCGTCGTGGTGCGCGGCTCCCGGCGCTGGCGGGTGCCGGCGTACGAACTGGAGGAGATCGTCCGCGAGCTGCTGGCCCGCGACATCCGCTACGGCGCCGCCCGCGAGGCCCTTCCCCAGCGGATCGCGCACTCCGTGCTGGTGCAGATGGAGCGGGCCGGCGAGGCGCCGGACGACCGGGTGCAGAACGCGGTGGCCCGCGACGCCGCCGTGAAGGCGCTGGTGAAGTCCGTCTGGCCGCAGGTGGAGCCCGCCAGGCTCGTCCTGCGCCTCCTGTCGGACGCGGACTTCCTCGCGGAGCACTCCGAGGGCGTCCTCACCGACGACGAGCGCAAGGCGGTGCTGTGGGTGAGGCCGGCCCGCTCGGTGCGGGCGGCCAGGTGGTCTCCCGCCGACGCCGTGCTGATCGACGAGGCCACCGACCTGATCGAACGCACGCACTCCCTGGGGCACGTGGTGCTCGACGAGGCACAGGACCTGTCCCCCATGCAGTACCGCGCGGTGGGCCGGCGCTGCACCACCGGTTCGGCGACCGTCCTCGGGGACCTGGCGCAGGGGACCACGCCGTGGGCGACCCGCAGCTGGTCCGAGGCGCTGGCCCACCTGGGCAAGGGCGAGGCCGTGGTGGAGGAGCTGACGGCCGGTTTCCGTGTGCCGACGGACGTGATCGCGTACGCCTCCCGGCTGCTGCCGCACATCGCGCCGGGCCTGACGCCGGTGGCGTCGATCCGCGAGAACCCGGGCTTCTTCGACATCCGCGAAGCCCCCGACGGGACGGCGGACGTCCTGGCGGCCTGCCGCGAACTGCTGGAGCGGGAGGGCTCGGTCGGCCTGATCGCCGCCGACGCGCGGGTGGCCGAGCTGGCGGCGGCCCTCGGGACGGCGGGGCTCGGATTCGTGGGTCCCGGCGAGGAGACCACGCGCGCCACCCGCCTGACCCTGGTCCCGGCCTCCCTGGCCAAGGGCCTGGAGTACGACTACGTGGTCCTGGACGAGCCGCAGGCGGTGGTCGACGGCGAGCCGGACGAACGGACGGGGCTGCGGCGGCTGTACGTGGCGCTGACCCGCGCGGTCTCGGGCCTGATCGTCACCCACGGCACGGACCTGCCCGCCCAGCTGACCCGGTAG